The following are from one region of the Tachysurus fulvidraco isolate hzauxx_2018 chromosome 24, HZAU_PFXX_2.0, whole genome shotgun sequence genome:
- the ripor2 gene encoding rho family-interacting cell polarization regulator 2 isoform X3: MAAGTHSPGGPSGIIRSQSFAGFSTLQERRSRCNSFIGNSTVQKKSLTKPKKPHLCGHKSSSSSSSSHEPQPKRVEEVYEALKQGLDEYLEVHQSELDKLTSLMKDMKRNSRLGVLYDLDKQIKTIERYIRRLEFHISKVDELYEGFCIQRRLRDGASKMKQAFTASPSTKGTRESLTEVNRRYKEYTENMSTFEGELENLLGEFHIKMKGLAGFARLCPGDQYEIFMRYGRQRWKLKGKIEANSRQSWDGEEMIFMPLITDLISIKVTELKGLATHVLVGSVICETKDLYTAMPQVVAVDINDLGTIKLNLEVTWFPFDVEDLTLSSSNVSKTTALQRRVSVYSQGTPETPTFQDTSFFTWQLQPRQGHHLSFLHTLRDTLLEKLRRSRSFGDLAALRPRPRSSLEVYVSQSALPDDVFENGGCGVAECKRLSFTFSDTPVSSPAPSHSHPEITVTPPEIDQPSQPPALDDQPGEEEDGEEEEESTSVSASLASASEAESEREWERAECQHGYESTAPSLSSEGQVSAVGPEDVVFLEPGSHDESSELKPVELDGEEGSLTRQLVRRLTSSDILPEPAALSWAGESSLEEAIHSLLMKLESVVQRCRELQDLEQEVMKLEDLLKCRGPAHRSRSSSLSLTVESALESFDFLNTSDFDDEDTGDDNTAISRSVFFDMDSERIGSNRHPEARGHLSEALTEDTGVGNSVAGSPLPLSTGNDSLDMAIVIHLQYCNHLIQMLTSGGSTWQHKADLHKLSVQTELLEELTENSTEWLGNISSAADVLPGLAERSALLSLWCECTGSGSLFHSTLDRVLKHMQQHFTAPLQEIHPHNTDSVIRLVVTEMMDRNELTSIPSFLPQDILTVFQFYSYVTKHNVTEMKQHLLEVATEAAFAEHLSNADAESSIRDLQEMPISALQPRSHTLHVLAGLLTSDDPDLTKAASTFLSNAASCPLFRSKAVHCYTQTLSEAGIHAQKAACVALSCLQAVESLRAVVALCDSDDDELHHIARQTLLTFGEEGRLAYEQLDTVPREMVRLGTRRGNAVTTAF, from the exons ATGGCGGCTGGCACACACTCTCCTGGAGGGCCCAGTGGAATCATCCGGAGTCAGTCATTCGCAGGCTTCAGCACGCTGCAGGAGAGACGCTCACG GTGTAACTCATTCATAGGGAACTCAACAGTACAGAAGAAGTCACTCACAAAGCCCAAGAAGCCCCATCTGTGTGGGCACAagtccagcagcagcagcagcagctctcatGAACCGCAGCCTAAGAGAGTGGAGGAGGTGTATGAAGCGTTGAAACAGGGCCTGGA TGAGTATTTGGAAGTGCATCAGTCAGAGCTGGATAAACTCACCTCTCTCATGAAGGACATGAAGAGGAACTCCAGACTG GGAGTGCTGTACGATCTTGACAAG CAAATTAAGACAATTGAGAGATATATACGACGCCTGGAGTTTCACATAAGTAAG GTGGATGAGTTGTATGAGGGCTTCTGTATTCAGCGGAGGCTACGAGATGGTGCCAGTAAAATGAAACAAGCCTTCACTGCTTCACCTTCTACTAAAGGGACACGAGAGAGCCTGACTGAGGTCAACCGCCGCTACAAAGAATATACAGAG AACATGAGCACTTTTGAGGGAGAACTGGAGAACCTGTTGGGAGAATTccatattaaaatgaaag GTTTGGCTGGTTTTGCCAGGCTTTGTCCAGGTGATCAGTATGAG ATTTTCATGCGGTACGGACGACAGCGCTGGAAGCTGAAAGGGAAGATTGAAGCAAACTCTAGGCAAAGCTGGGATGGAGAGGAGATGATCTTCATGCCTCTAATCACGGATCTCATTTCCATAAAG GTAACAGAGCTGAAGGGACTCGCCACTCATGTCCTGGTGGGCAGTGTGATCTGTGAGACCAAGGACCTGTACACTGCCATGCCTCAGGTGGTGGCTGTAGACATCAACGATCTGGGCACCATCAAACTGAACCTGGAGGTCACCTGGTT TCCATTTGATGTTGAGGACTTAACCCTTTCCTCCAGTAACGTGAGCAAAACCACCGCCCTGCAGAGACGAGTGTCAGTGTACAGCCAGGGCACACCTGAGACCCCCACCTTCCAGGACACTTCATTCTTT ACATGGCAGCTTCAGCCTCGTCAGGGCCACCATCTCTCATTCCTGCACACACTCAGGGACACTCTCTTAGAGAAACTCAGACGCAGTCGTTCATTTGGTGACCTGGCTGCACTGCGGCCTCGTCCCAGGTCCAGTCTGGAAGTCTACGTGAGTCAG TCCGCACTGCCAGATGATGTGTTCGAAAATGGTGGCTGTGGTGTAGCTGAATGTAAGCGCCTGTCCTTCACCTTCTCGGATACGCCAGTCTCTAGCCCAGCTCCTAGTCACTCGCATCCTGAGATCACAGTAACACCTCCTGAAATTGACCAACCATCTCAGCCTCCTGCCTTAGATGATCAGCCTGGTGAGGAAGAGGatggtgaggaagaggaggagagcaCCAGTGTCAGTGCCAGCCTTGCAAGCGCCAGTGAAGCAGAATCAGAGCGTGAGTGGGAGCGAGCTGAGTGTCAGCATGGGTATGAATCCACAGCACCCTCGCTCTCCTCAGAAGGCCAGGTTTCAGCTGTAGGGCCAGAAGATGTGGTATTCCTGGAACCGGGCAGCCATGATGAGagctcagagctgaagccagtgGAGTTGGATGGGGAGGAGGGCAGTCTGACCAGGCAGCTGGTGAGGAGGCTCACGTCCTCTGATATCCTGCCAGAACCAGCTGCTCTGAGCTGGGCAGGAGAGAGCAGCCTGGAGGAGGCCATTCACAGCCTGCTAATGAAACTGGAGAGTGTGGTCCAGCGCTGCAGAGAGCTTCAGGATCTCGAACAGGAAGTGATGAAACTTGAGGACCTGCTCAAG TGCCGAGGTCCTGCTCACAGGAGTCGTTCCTCTAGTCTCAGCCTGACTGTGGAGAGTGCTCTGGAGAGTTTCGACTTCCTCAACACCTCAGACTTTGATGATGAAGACACTGGGGATGACAACACCGCCATTTCACGTTCCGTGTTCTTCGACATGGATTCTGAGAGGATCGG gTCAAATCGGCATCCAGAGGCCCGAGGTCATCTGAGTGAAGCCCTGACTGAGGACACCGGTGTGGGTAACAGTGTTGCGGGAAGCCCCCTGCCACTCAGTACAGGCAATGACAGTCTAGATATGGCCATCGTCATTCATTTACAATACTGCAACCATCTTATTCAG ATGTTGACTTCAGGAGGAAGCACGTGGCAGCATAAAGCCGATTTGCACAAACTTTCTGTCCAAACCGAGTTATTAGAAGAGTTAACAGAGAACAGCACAGAGTGGCTGGGAAACATCAGCTCAGCTGCTGACG tgctGCCTGGCCTGGCAGAGAGGTCAGCGTTGCTCTCCCTGTGGTGTGAGTGCACTGGATCTGGCAGTCTGTTTCACAGTACATTGGACCGAGTCCTCAAACACATGCAGCAACACTTTACTGCACCACTGCAGGAGATTCACCCTCACAACACAGACTCTG tAATCAGGCTGGTGGTGACTGAGATGATGGACAGAAATGAGCTGACGTCCATCCCTTCCTTTCTGCCACAAGATATTTTGACGGTGTTCCAGTTCTACAGCTATGTCACTAAGCACAATGTCACAGAAATGAAGCAACACCTGCTGGAGGTGGCCACAGAAG CTGCGTTTGCGGAGCATCTGAGCAATGCTGATGCCGAATCCTCTATAAGGGACTTGCAGGAAATGCCCATCAGTGCACTCCAGCCTCGTTCGCACACTTTGCACGTTCTTGCTGGCCTCCTGACCTCTGATGACCCCGACCTCACTAAAGCGGCCTCTACATTTCTCTCTAATGCTGCCTCATGTCCACTTTTTAGGTCAAAG gcAGTACATTGCTACACACAAACCTTATCAGAAGCAGGCATACATGCACAGAAAGCTGCTTGTGTTGCTCTGAGCTGTCTGCAG GCTGTGGAAAGCCTCAGAGCAGTTGTGGCACTGTGTGACTCTGACGATGACGAGCTCCACCATATTGCCAGACAGACCCTCCTCACATTCG GTGAGGAGGGTCGGCTGGCGTACGAGCAGTTGGACACAGTGCCAAGAGAGATGGTGCGACTGGGTACGCGGCGTGGTAATGCCGTCACCACTGCCTTCTGA